Proteins co-encoded in one Malus sylvestris chromosome 9, drMalSylv7.2, whole genome shotgun sequence genomic window:
- the LOC126582831 gene encoding uncharacterized protein LOC126582831 isoform X6, whose product MRWLNYLLLQRLEMVGAFPMKSLPLGNLRKKAQKSNTFPGVSHSENTEADVKLCARLEDIVPSSSLSPDGSHINESGRIGECSKQPLDGPIESGSSASVICTSPKPDVNTLKGEICLDNLSIRELHELFRATFGRESTVKDKLWLKRRITMGLTNSCDVSTTFTIVDNKLVNKGKDDSIQNADGMLTEGSDGEAKNLGYETSPTSHSSQMENHVTVSGKRLVNISAELDCGSEDLHTDQRAAKRVRKPTKRYIEELSEVESKDCSPKVISPVKSAGQRQTSPKSCWPLGNVPLNERAIVTRSDPLGNVTNVPSNERTFVTRLDSLGGSGVQVPYVSRVRRSRPRKNIMALMKFDMSGMGVTAKLVKEAFSMRSSVSESEHADKVLKIRSASERMKPRCTAEPEKDKRRSVMGTIELRKNLGIKQTDSSEDNSDDGTAQIPTAKGGMRRKHHRAWTLVEVIKLVEGVSKCGTGRWSEIKRLSFASYSYRTSVDLKDKWRNLLKASFAQTPPDDGINSRKHASVPIPASILLKVRELAEMQVQVPPNLGPSKLATGSSRSVHQLRPGFL is encoded by the exons ATGAGATGGTTGAATTACCTGTTATTACAGAGGCTGGAAATGGTTGGTGCATTTCCAATGAAGAGTCTTCCTCTGGGAAACCTCAGAAAGAAAGCTCAGAAG AGCAATACATTTCCAGGTGTCTCACATTCAGAGAACACAGAAGCTGATGTGAAATTATGTGCACGGCTTGAG GATATTGTTCCTTCTTCATCACTGAGTCCAGATGGAAGCCATATTAATGAATCTGGGAGAATTGGGGAGTGCTCAAAACAACCGCTGGATGGACCAATAGAAAGTGGGTCATCAGCTTCTGTCATCTGCACTAGTCCAAAGCCTGATGTTAATACACTAAAGGGGGAGATATGCTTGGACAACCTATCAATTAGAGAACTTCATGAATTATTTCGGgcaacttttgggagagaaagTACTGTTAAGGACAAGTTGTGGCTTAAGAGGAGGATCACAATGGGGTTGACTAACTCTTGTGATGTTTCAACAACTTTCACTATTGTAGATAACAAATTGGTGAACAAGGGTAAAGATGATAGCATTCAGAATGCAGATGGTATGCTCACTGAGGGGTCAGATGGTGAAGCAAAGAATCTTGGGTATGAAACTTCACCAACTAGCCACAGTAGCCAAATGGAAAATCATGTCACTGTTTCGGGCAAGAGATTGGTAAACATTAGTGCAGAACTGGATTGTGGAAGTGAGGACCTTCACACAGATCAGAGAGCTGCCAAACGAGTTCGAAAGCCCACTAAGAGATATATTGAAGAGCTTTCTGAAGTTGAATCAAAAGATTGTAGCCCAAAAGTGATTAGTCCAGTTAAAAGTGCGGGACAACGACAAACATCTCCAAAATCTTGTTGGCCTCTTGGAAATGTCCCTTTAAATGAGAGAGCTATTGTCACCAGGTCGGACCCTCTAGGAAATGTGACAAATGTCCCTTCAAATGAGAGAACGTTTGTCACTAGGTTGGATTCTCTTGGCGGATCTGGGGTTCAGGTTCCTTATGTTTCTCGAGTTCGTAGAAGCCGTCCAAGGAAAAATATTATGGCCCTTATG aaGTTTGATATGAGTGGAATGGGTGTGACAGCTAAACTTGTAAAAGAGGCCTTTAGTATGCGTAGTTCTGTATCAGAGAGTGAGCATGCAGACAAAGTCTTGAAAATCAGATCTGCTTCTGAACGGATGAAGCCACGG TGTACTGCTGAACCAGAGAAAGACAAGCGTCGCTCAGTAATGGGCACAATTGAACTGCGAAAGAACTTGGGCATTAAACAGACAGATTCATCCGAGGACAATTCAGATGATGGTACAGCCCAGATTCCCACAGCGAAAGGTGGAATGAGAAGGAAACACCATCGAGCTTGGACTCTTGTTGAGGTTATAAAATTAGTTGAGGGTGTCTCTAAGTGTGGCACTGGGAGGTGGTCTGAGATCAAAAGGCTTTCCTTTGCATCGTATTCATATCGCACTTCTGTTGATCTCAAG GACAAGTGGAGAAACCTGCTGAAGGCTAGCTTTGCGCAAACGCCTCCTGATGATGGA ATAAACTCCCGGAAACATGCTTCAGTACCCATCCCGGCATCAATTTTGTTAAAAGTAAGAGAGCTTGCTGAGATGCAGGTGCAGGTACCGCCAAATCTAGGGCCGAGCAAGCTGGCCACTGGTAGCAGTCGAAGCGTGCATCAATTGCGACCAGGCTTCTTGTAA